The genomic interval ATAAAACCTAGATGCAATATAAATAGTTGCAGCAACCATAGCTTCAATACTACGGCCCTTCATCAACCCTTTATCGGAAGCAGTCTTATAGAAAACAGCAGCAACCTCATGAACATCCTTAGAGATATTAAGCTGACTAACCATCCTATGCATCTCTTGAAGCCCAGTACTCAAACTCCTCTCCTTACCAGAAGACCTTCTACTCTGAAGCTGAAGCCTCCTCAACCTATTAAACTGAGATTTCTTCTCCGGTGACAACTCCTTACCATACCTATCCTTAAAACCAATCTCAGTACTCAACCCCTTGTCATGTTTAGTGACACTTGAGGGAAGCCCTACATGCGACTTCTCCTTTTCATCATCATAAGAAAAAGCCCTCCAGTCAGGCCCAGAATCAATCAACTCCTCATCAACAACAAGTCCACAGCTCTCACACCTAACCTCATTATCCTCAGAGATAAGCTTTCCACCACATTCAGAACACCTCTCAACATCATTCAATTCAAAACCCCCAACACAACCGGAATAAACAACAAAACAACCGGAATAAACACCGATAACCCAGAAAAAACTACAATACACTTCTAAACAGAAATTAAGAAATTTATCTTATTTAAAAATATCGCAAAAACCCAGAAAAAAAAGAAAAAAATAAAGACCCACAGAAATGCAGGTCCGCAGAGACAATCAACCAATCAAAATCTCTTTAGCTTTCTCATCATCGGCTTCACCCATATACTTGATTCCAACCGCTTTCTCTGTCTCCCTGTTAGCAGCCATCAAATCATCTCTAGAAACACTGTCCAAACTGAAGTTTCTGGAGCCAGCCATCAACTGCTGTAAACCACCTTTCAACTTATCAACCAAGTTCCACAGCGCTACTGCACCGTACGGCAGTTCATCCATCCTATCCTCACCAACATGGTTAACAACGTCGTACCAACCAGCAAACATACTTTCAGGTGTTTCACCAACATCTTTCACAGTCTTCGGTAGACTATCCCAATTACCATTCAACTCTTCCTTACGCTCCGGCCTTAAAACACCCTCGATGTTAGAGCCTAAGAAACTTGGAATCATCAAAGCCCTACCCATACATACAAGTTTTACATATGGCGAGCCAAGAGCTAAAGCCTTGAACAGATGGTCTTCTCTTGCAAAACCACCAGCAAAACTGAGGTCTGGAACGAACAGATCCTGGTCATCAAGAATCTTAGCATACTCATGAGCCTTGTTATGCAACACCAAGGAAGGAACACCCCAATGCTCCATCATGTTCCAAGGACTCATTCCAGTACCCCCTCCAGCACCATCGATCGTCAATAGATCCAATTCAGCTTCAGAAGCCAGTTTGATAGAAGCAGCAAGGTCACGCATTCCATAAGCACCAGTCTTTAAAGAAAGCCTCTTGAACCCAAGACTTCTTAAATAATCGATTCTATCCATGAACTGTTCCTTCAATTCTTCGAAACTAGGTGCATCGGTAGCTCCAAGACGGCTATGTCGAGCGAAACCATCTATACCACCCTGCTTAAAGCTCTCTTCATTAGCTTCCACATTGGGGTCTGGATCGACAACATAACCCCTGTTACGCAGGAATTTAGCATAGTCCAAACTATCAACCTGTATCTCACCACCAATGCTCTTAGCTCCCTGACCCCACTTTACCTCGATAATCACATCATTACCATGTTTTTCAGCGATATACTCAGCAACCCCGTTACGCATATCCTCTACATTGAGCTGTATAAACAAACCACCATATTCATCGTCAGCAAACTCATAATACGTCTCAATACGCCTGTCAAGCTCGGGAGCATCTACAACCTTACCGTTCTCCAACTCAGCATCCTGGTCAACACCAACAACATTCTCCCCGATAACGATCGGAAAACCATTAACAGCAGCTCCAATCGCAAGCGACCTCCAATACTTAGCAGCGATAGCAGTAGAGCCTAACGCACCGGTCATTAAAGGAACCTTACACTTTGTCTTAATCTCACTACCAAACTCGGTTTCAACATCAACGTTCGTATAAAGACAGTCATCAGCGCTATCAGAAATTCCTTCAGGCCGTCCCTCAGAACCATAAGCATATCCTTTAACACGCAGCGAATGGTATCCAACTCCCTGAGGACTTAGATTACGAGACCCAGCAGTAATGTCTCCAAAATCTCTTGGATACAGCATCTTACGGCCTTTTAAAGACGACATCCATACCTCGCACTTACCTTTACAATCAGCCCTGCAAAGGGTGCAGAGACCTGATTCACACGGATTACCTCTATTAATCGTTCCTAACACATCATTTCTTTTCAAACTAGACATCATAAACACCAATTATTGTGGAGAGCGAGCAAAAACCCTGAAACACAATCCTGATAAGCCAGTGAGACCCAGCTAGCTACAAACATACTCTCCCGGCGCACACTATATAACCTAACAATTAATTTAAATTATTGTTCCCAAAAAAACCACAATCATGAAAAAACACAAATAAGACATCACTCCAAACTCACTCTCAACTTAGAGAAACCCTCACTAACCGTTACATCATACCCCATACCAATCAGTGTGTTCTTTATCAACTGTTTTATAAATTCCTTGCTTTCATTACTATTCAAAATCAATGTAAACTCTTTAGGTGAAGTCTGATTCAACTTAAAGAAGTTACAGGCCTCTATCCTCTCTAAATATTCTTTCGGATCGGTTATCGTGTCACCTAACTGTTCAGCATGAGATTCTGCCACCAACTCAAGGTCTTTCCAGAACCCACTGTCATCAGGAATATCCCTCAAGTATTTTAAGAAAAGTATCCAGTGATCCATATCCAGTATCACATGCTCGCCCTTGAACAGCATGTTCGCATAGAACTTAAGCCGGTCTTCACCGTAGCTATCCACAAACTCCTTATTTTCTGAATAAAACTTAAGAGCGTTTCTAACCACTTCACTCTGATTCTCCTCAAAATCCTGTTTAAGAGTCTCTAACAGATGTTGTGACTCTTCATCCAACACAATTGTTACTCTCTTAGTCATATTAAAACTCCATTTTTTTTAATCAGACATTGCAAGGGCTGCAGCCAACACTATAGCGTCTTCATAATTCTCACTGGCCCTTGAAGTATCGATATATGTTTTATCTAAATTCATTATTGGAGCGCCAACAGCCTTTCCATCACCCAAAAAAGTCAATGTCCTGAAAACAAGGTTTCCATTAATACCATCTGGCGGGATTATCATATCTGCCGTCTTTATCGCATCCTCAATCAATATTTGGTGGTTTTCAACATCAACCCCTTCACGCTCCAACCTCTCAGTAACTTTTTCTGCTTGATTTAAAGTAAAATCAACCCGCTCACTCCTACCATAGTCTTCAAAACGACCCCCAGACAAAACTGCCACACCACCAGACATACCAAGCCTATCCATCAATTGAGTTGCATACAAACCAAACTTAACCTTCTCACCAACAGTTTCACCTTCATCGATACCAACAGGAGCAAGTAAAAAAACCTTATCCAATGGATGAAGGGTCTCAAGAACCGCAACCCTATACAAAGACTCAAAACCAAACATCTTTTTAACAGAACCAAGTGTTTTCTCAGCACCCAAAGTACCCCTAACAACAGCATCAACCTCACCATCCCTCAACAAACCAACCAAACATTCCTCAGGACAATCCGATTCAACAAAATCAACATCAACAGAACCCCAGCCTTCAGACCCAACAACAACCACATCAACCAAACCAGATAACTCTCTAGCCGACTCAACAACCTTACTAGTATAGTCCTCTCTCTCACAACCTGCTCCAACAGCCACCTTAACACTACCCTGCTCAACTAAACTATATAAATCACTTAACCTCATAGCCATCAAAAAACAATACAACACAAAAACACTTAAAACAAACTAAAAAACAAACAACCAATCCTAAAAAAACCAAGTAGATAAAACTACCATTCTACTGTTTAGATTCCGGTTATAGAGCCGGGTTGGTTTCCAAACATTACCAAACCTATATAGATCTATATGGCTCTACAATGTTTTAACATAACCATGGCCTGGTTTCTTTTTATCTGTGTTGTTTTTTTGGTTTTCTGCAGGAGATTCCGGTTATTTTGTCTTTTTCGAAGTTGAATATGGTTTCTTTTTTGTCTCTATCTTTGATTATGAGTTTTCTGTGGTCACGTACTTTGCCTATTTTTTTGCTTGTTAGGTTTGATTTTTCGAATACCTCTATTGCTTTTTCTGTTTTTTCTGGTGGTGTTGTTACAACGAAACCCATTCCTGGATACATTTTGATCCAGTCTATCATGTCTATGTTTTTGGGTTTTGGTATGCTGTTTATATCGATCTCTGCTCCTTGGTTGCATGTCTCGATCATCATTCCTGCGGTTCCAACCATTCCTGGATTGCTTATGTCTTTACCGGCTGTAACCAGGTTTTGTTGAGCCAGTTTCTCCATAGAACCAAGTTGTTTTAAAAGTATCTCTTTGTCTTTCATCGTTGTTGTATCGTAGTTATATTGGAATGATGGGTGTACTCGGCCTTCTAGGTCGATGCCTACGACTATGTCGTCTCCTGGGTTTGCTGTTGTACTATATATAACGTGGTCTAGGTCTATTGTACCCATAATTGCTACGTCGATTGCGTTGTATTCACAATCAGGGTTTGTATGGCCTCCAACCATTGGTACGTTGAGTTTATCCATTCCTGTGTTTATGCCTTCAACAAGCCTGTTGCAGATTCCTTCGTTTGATGTACTGCAGATGCTTACCATTGCCAGTGGGGTTCCACCCATTGCAGCTATGTCGTGTGTGTTGACAAGTACTGAGCAATATCCTGCCCAAAATGGATCTGCTCTCATTAGTTTGTCCCAGATTCCATCTGCTGCGAAAACCAATCCCTCATCTCCTACTTCTATAACTGCAGCATCCTCTCCAAATGAAGCTATAACGTTTTCAGGATGGTCTGCGAACTTCTCAACCAACGGGCCTATAGGGTTTTTACGAGTGACCCCTGGAAAATTTCTAAGCTCCGATGCAAGTCTTTTTAGCATGGCATATCTGATAGATTCTATATCTTTTTATCTTTTTTGATAGAAAACTGGTTATACAACGTATTCAATACTGTAGTTTTCTCTTTATTTCTCTTATTTGTGCTTTGTTTTTATATCTATTTGTATCAAAGCATATTGGAGATATATTCTATTGTTTTTTCTTTTTTGGTTTGAAGCCAGTGCTGTAGGTAGGGGTATTGTTTCTAAGGAAATTGTTTTGTTGTTTTGGAAAGAATTTGTTTTGGAGGTATTTTTATCAGCGATCTTGGTTTTGGTTTTCCCGATCATCCTTCTAAGGTTGTTTGTGTTGGTTTGAATTATGTTGACCATGCTAGGGAGTTATCTATGGATGTTCCAGATAGGCCTGTGTTTTTTTATAAACCCCCCTCCAGTGTGATTGGTGATGGGGAACGGATTTTGGTTCCTTCTGAGGTTGGTCGTGTTGATTATGAAGCGGAGTTAGCGGTTGTTGTTGGGGAGCGATGTAAAAATGTTTCAAGTGGGGAGGTGGGTGATGTTATAGCTGGTTTCACCTGTTTGAATGACGTTACTGCGAGGGATGTTCAGGAAAATGAGTTACAGTGGGTTAGGTCGAAGGGTTTTGATAGTTTCTGTCCTATAGGTCCGTGTGTTGTTGACAGTGTACCGGAGGACGCTAGTGTTGTATGCAGGGTTAATGGGGTTGTGGAACAGGAGTCGGACATCACCAACTTTATATTTAGTATAGAAGAAATTATCATGGACCTTTCTAGCGTTATGACTTTGGAGAAGGGTGATGTTATATCTACTGGTACTCCACCTGGTGTAGGTCGTTTAAGTGACGGGGATGTTGTTGAGGTTGAAGTAGATGGCGTTGGTGTCCTAGAAAATGAGGTGAGTTATATTGAGTAATGTGGATTTTGAGTTTAATATAAGAGAGAGTGTATGGGTTTTCAGGCGTTATATCACTAAGATTGTTCCTTTCCTAGCGTTCATTTTAGGTCTTAATATAGTTGTACAGCTATTGGCAGTTCTTGGTTTTGGTACAGCATTTTCATATTTACATTTCACTGAAGGGTTAGGTACGTTCATCGATTTATTGGTTGAAGAAGAGTTTACATTGTTTATAGAGACCTTGTTGGCTCAAACAGGTTTTCTAGCTCTGTTTGGACTTACTGTTGTTGTATCAATAATCGCTAATATAGCTGGATATTCCTTGATAATGGGTGGTTTTGTAGAGCTTGTTAAAGAAACGTTTGTAAGTGATAAAGTTAATGTATCCGTTGGTTTGAAAGGCGCGGTAACATACTTCAAAAGATTGTTTTTACTACATATCTTTGGGTTAGCCTTGATTTTCGTAGGCTTGTTGTTGCCTTTTGTTTTTGGTCAAATCAGTCTCGTGTTAGGTATTTTAGTTGGTTTATTTGTCCTACTAGCATTTTTGGTTGGATTTATCGTTTTCTTCCTGTTTTCACCGGAAGCCATAGTTGTAGACGACGTTGGTGTATTTGGTGGTTTAAAGCGGAGCGCACAGTTTGTTAGGTATAATCTGCTTGAAGTTATCGGGTTTATAGTACTGTTTGTAGCGGTAATGATTGTCATAGGTATCTTGAGCCAGTTGTTCACATTCCTGTTCAGAATTCCAATCGAAAGTTTTGTAAGCATATTCATGTTACTCGTTGTTCTACCAATGTTCCTAATACTTAAAATCCGTTTGTACACCGCATACAAGGGTTTTGATAAGGTAGAGCAGTTCAATGCCGAGTACTGGCCTTGGATCAAAAATGGTTTCCTTAAATCATGGTCAACGTTTGTTGGTTTTACAAAAAACCAGATCGGGTTGTTTGGTGTTTCAATAGCTATATTCATGATAGGGGTATTCGGTGGTTGGTACTTAGGTGGATTAATACCGTTCGGACTACCTGAAATGGAGATACCTCAGCAAGTTGATTTAGGATTAAATGGCGCTTTCGCCAGCCTATTCCTATACCTAATGTTCCATAACTGGACAGTAGCCATCGGAATCGCATTCAGTGGAATAGTATTCGGACTACCTACAATCGGAGCGTTATTACTAAACGGCGGCATCGTAGGTATCGTGGGCGCATTAATAGACGACCTCGGTTTCTTCTTAGTCGGAATACTACCTCATGGAGTTGTAGAAATCCCAGCAATAGCCATAGCAGCAGCCATGGGTCTAAAAATAGGTATCAGCTTCAAAAACTATATAGGGAACAACATTGAAATAGAGGAGCTTGGCAACCAGATTGAAACTATGATGATAGCTTTAGTAGGATTGTTCCCACTGTTTGCAGTCGCAGGAATAATCGAGGCCTTCATAACACCATTGTTGATGTCGGTATTCACAGGAATACCAATGTTTTAACCGATTACTCCACAAAGGTAGAAATAACATTGGGAAAAAACTATTTCCCTCATTTTTTCCTGATGTTTTATATTATTTAATACCATTTTTTTCATCGATTTTTTTTATTAATAGGTAACATATAGAGCTTTTATAGATCCTACTCAGTTCGATTAGATGCTGAGTGTCTACTTAAAATATTTTGTTGGATTGGTTATTGTTATACATATTGGTTTTAATTTTATACCTAATTTTCACTGTCCTAAAAAAATTTTTATAACCTTTAATATAAATTAATAGTAGTTTTAATTCCTTTAGTTTTGATTTAGAGTGTTTTAGAATGATTTTGTATCCAAAAACTTTATATTTGAGTTAGTATATTAATTGAATCACCCTCAAAAGAAAGGGGGGAGAATAGATGGAAATGATCAAACAAAAAAACACACCAACCGACTCATGTGTAGAATGCATTGTCGAGAAATGTGCCAGTTGTATAAGACAAGGATGCACCCTTTCTGAAAGGGCATGTAATCTATGTAGTGAGGAACAAAATGACACACCAGAGTTTGAAGACATAATCGACGAAATCGAAGAATGCCAAAAAGAAAAACTCAACGACCCAGGAATAACAATTGGATATGAAGACGACATGTA from Methanonatronarchaeum thermophilum carries:
- a CDS encoding transcription initiation factor IIB; its protein translation is MNDVERCSECGGKLISEDNEVRCESCGLVVDEELIDSGPDWRAFSYDDEKEKSHVGLPSSVTKHDKGLSTEIGFKDRYGKELSPEKKSQFNRLRRLQLQSRRSSGKERSLSTGLQEMHRMVSQLNISKDVHEVAAVFYKTASDKGLMKGRSIEAMVAATIYIASRFYELPRTLEELSDAARVSKKEVARAERYLVDELDINLKPASPVDYVPRFVSELGLGKEVENRIVEVIELASERSLLSGRSPVSIAAAATYLVAKIMDKKVTQSSISEVSGVSEVTIRNRYQEIEEEMDL
- a CDS encoding glutamate synthase-related protein, producing the protein MMSSLKRNDVLGTINRGNPCESGLCTLCRADCKGKCEVWMSSLKGRKMLYPRDFGDITAGSRNLSPQGVGYHSLRVKGYAYGSEGRPEGISDSADDCLYTNVDVETEFGSEIKTKCKVPLMTGALGSTAIAAKYWRSLAIGAAVNGFPIVIGENVVGVDQDAELENGKVVDAPELDRRIETYYEFADDEYGGLFIQLNVEDMRNGVAEYIAEKHGNDVIIEVKWGQGAKSIGGEIQVDSLDYAKFLRNRGYVVDPDPNVEANEESFKQGGIDGFARHSRLGATDAPSFEELKEQFMDRIDYLRSLGFKRLSLKTGAYGMRDLAASIKLASEAELDLLTIDGAGGGTGMSPWNMMEHWGVPSLVLHNKAHEYAKILDDQDLFVPDLSFAGGFAREDHLFKALALGSPYVKLVCMGRALMIPSFLGSNIEGVLRPERKEELNGNWDSLPKTVKDVGETPESMFAGWYDVVNHVGEDRMDELPYGAVALWNLVDKLKGGLQQLMAGSRNFSLDSVSRDDLMAANRETEKAVGIKYMGEADDEKAKEILIG
- the mtxX gene encoding methanogenesis marker protein Mmp4/MtxX, which produces MAMRLSDLYSLVEQGSVKVAVGAGCEREDYTSKVVESARELSGLVDVVVVGSEGWGSVDVDFVESDCPEECLVGLLRDGEVDAVVRGTLGAEKTLGSVKKMFGFESLYRVAVLETLHPLDKVFLLAPVGIDEGETVGEKVKFGLYATQLMDRLGMSGGVAVLSGGRFEDYGRSERVDFTLNQAEKVTERLEREGVDVENHQILIEDAIKTADMIIPPDGINGNLVFRTLTFLGDGKAVGAPIMNLDKTYIDTSRASENYEDAIVLAAALAMSD
- a CDS encoding methanogenesis marker 2 protein is translated as MLKRLASELRNFPGVTRKNPIGPLVEKFADHPENVIASFGEDAAVIEVGDEGLVFAADGIWDKLMRADPFWAGYCSVLVNTHDIAAMGGTPLAMVSICSTSNEGICNRLVEGINTGMDKLNVPMVGGHTNPDCEYNAIDVAIMGTIDLDHVIYSTTANPGDDIVVGIDLEGRVHPSFQYNYDTTTMKDKEILLKQLGSMEKLAQQNLVTAGKDISNPGMVGTAGMMIETCNQGAEIDINSIPKPKNIDMIDWIKMYPGMGFVVTTPPEKTEKAIEVFEKSNLTSKKIGKVRDHRKLIIKDRDKKETIFNFEKDKITGISCRKPKKQHR
- a CDS encoding fumarylacetoacetate hydrolase family protein, producing MERICFGGIFISDLGFGFPDHPSKVVCVGLNYVDHARELSMDVPDRPVFFYKPPSSVIGDGERILVPSEVGRVDYEAELAVVVGERCKNVSSGEVGDVIAGFTCLNDVTARDVQENELQWVRSKGFDSFCPIGPCVVDSVPEDASVVCRVNGVVEQESDITNFIFSIEEIIMDLSSVMTLEKGDVISTGTPPGVGRLSDGDVVEVEVDGVGVLENEVSYIE
- a CDS encoding stage II sporulation protein M, producing the protein MDFEFNIRESVWVFRRYITKIVPFLAFILGLNIVVQLLAVLGFGTAFSYLHFTEGLGTFIDLLVEEEFTLFIETLLAQTGFLALFGLTVVVSIIANIAGYSLIMGGFVELVKETFVSDKVNVSVGLKGAVTYFKRLFLLHIFGLALIFVGLLLPFVFGQISLVLGILVGLFVLLAFLVGFIVFFLFSPEAIVVDDVGVFGGLKRSAQFVRYNLLEVIGFIVLFVAVMIVIGILSQLFTFLFRIPIESFVSIFMLLVVLPMFLILKIRLYTAYKGFDKVEQFNAEYWPWIKNGFLKSWSTFVGFTKNQIGLFGVSIAIFMIGVFGGWYLGGLIPFGLPEMEIPQQVDLGLNGAFASLFLYLMFHNWTVAIGIAFSGIVFGLPTIGALLLNGGIVGIVGALIDDLGFFLVGILPHGVVEIPAIAIAAAMGLKIGISFKNYIGNNIEIEELGNQIETMMIALVGLFPLFAVAGIIEAFITPLLMSVFTGIPMF